A window of the Virgibacillus pantothenticus genome harbors these coding sequences:
- the rbsK gene encoding ribokinase: MGHNPKICVVGSINMDLTIETTKLPQQGETVLGQSFALYPGGKGANQAVAAARLGAKVHMIGAVGKDEFGKLLTEQLQREGIHTQGIILSDQKSTGVANIILSEDDNRIIVAPGANYAVVPEVIEQQEEVIRQSDMVLLQLEIPLSTVLYTVKKANQYHIPVVVNPAPYQQLPEELLQNATYFTPNEIEAAAMEEEPLYNSIREKMIVTMGSEGVCFYEHGNKTKIKSFTVDVKDTTGAGDTFNGALVTQLARGNSMSQSINFANAAAALSIMKTGAQEGMPTLDMVHKFIHERGI; this comes from the coding sequence ATGGGACATAATCCAAAGATTTGTGTGGTTGGAAGTATTAATATGGATTTAACGATTGAAACAACAAAGTTGCCGCAACAGGGAGAAACGGTTTTAGGGCAATCATTTGCTCTCTATCCGGGCGGAAAAGGAGCCAACCAAGCTGTAGCAGCAGCTAGGCTTGGTGCAAAGGTGCATATGATTGGCGCTGTAGGTAAAGATGAATTTGGAAAATTACTGACGGAACAATTACAAAGAGAAGGAATTCATACCCAAGGGATCATCCTGAGTGATCAAAAGTCTACAGGAGTAGCAAATATTATTTTGTCTGAAGATGATAATCGAATTATTGTTGCACCCGGAGCTAATTATGCTGTTGTTCCCGAAGTGATTGAACAACAAGAAGAGGTAATCCGACAAAGTGACATGGTCTTATTACAGTTAGAAATACCGCTTTCAACTGTTCTTTATACGGTTAAAAAGGCAAATCAATATCACATACCAGTGGTAGTTAATCCTGCTCCATATCAGCAATTGCCTGAAGAATTATTACAAAACGCCACCTATTTTACCCCCAATGAAATTGAGGCAGCAGCTATGGAGGAAGAACCGTTGTACAATTCGATAAGAGAAAAAATGATTGTCACAATGGGGAGTGAGGGGGTGTGTTTTTATGAACATGGTAACAAGACAAAAATAAAGAGTTTTACGGTGGATGTAAAAGATACGACTGGAGCAGGGGATACATTTAATGGTGCTTTAGTAACTCAGTTAGCGAGAGGAAATTCAATGTCTCAATCGATAAACTTTGCGAATGCAGCTGCTGCGTTATCCATTATGAAAACAGGTGCTCAAGAAGGAATGCCTACATTAGATATGGTCCATAAGTTTATCCATGAAAGGGGCATTTAA
- a CDS encoding LacI family DNA-binding transcriptional regulator, which translates to MATIRDVAKLANVSTATVSRVLNNNGYVNSETKKRVNEAIEKLQYRPNDVARSLFKGSSKMIALFVPDIKNPFFPELARAVEDVTNQHNYTFILCNTDDSHEKEVTYLNALTQKSVDGFIIVSSTITEEDLHHITSPVISLDRKFSSKISSVTVNNRKGAREATAYLQSIGCKKIAHISGPQTASNTEERLKGYLDVVEHEAWFNSNYVVTGDYRFENSYEIAKQLLTNHNDIDGVFVANDLMAVGVLKAAESLHIKIPEQLSVIGFDGITIGLTTTPSLTTIQQPIYEIGSRAAQILLQLIDHPEQKVIQEELEVTLIERDSTKRKE; encoded by the coding sequence ATGGCAACCATTCGGGATGTTGCAAAACTTGCCAATGTGTCAACAGCAACCGTATCCAGAGTGCTAAATAACAATGGGTATGTCAATAGTGAAACAAAAAAACGCGTTAACGAAGCGATTGAGAAGCTTCAATATCGACCTAATGATGTTGCTAGAAGTCTATTTAAAGGGAGCTCAAAAATGATCGCACTTTTTGTTCCTGATATTAAAAACCCTTTTTTTCCGGAGCTTGCTCGTGCAGTAGAAGATGTAACGAATCAGCATAATTACACATTCATACTTTGTAACACAGATGACAGCCATGAAAAAGAAGTTACATATTTGAATGCATTAACGCAAAAATCAGTAGATGGATTTATTATTGTATCGAGTACCATAACAGAGGAAGATCTGCATCATATAACAAGTCCTGTTATTTCATTGGACAGGAAGTTTAGCTCAAAAATATCCTCTGTTACTGTAAATAACCGAAAAGGTGCAAGAGAAGCAACTGCTTACTTACAATCCATCGGTTGCAAAAAAATTGCTCATATTAGTGGACCACAAACAGCAAGCAATACAGAGGAGAGATTGAAAGGCTACCTTGATGTTGTCGAACATGAAGCGTGGTTTAATTCTAATTATGTCGTTACTGGGGATTATCGCTTTGAAAATTCATATGAAATTGCCAAACAGCTATTAACGAATCATAACGACATTGATGGAGTATTTGTTGCTAATGATTTAATGGCAGTAGGTGTGTTAAAAGCTGCGGAATCTTTACATATAAAAATACCTGAACAATTATCTGTTATCGGTTTTGACGGAATTACTATTGGTTTAACAACTACTCCATCATTAACAACGATACAACAACCTATTTATGAGATTGGGAGCAGGGCAGCACAAATCTTGCTACAACTTATCGATCATCCAGAACAAAAAGTAATCCAAGAAGAATTGGAAGTTACCTTAATCGAACGTGATTCTACAAAGCGAAAGGAGTAA
- a CDS encoding glutathione ABC transporter substrate-binding protein, with translation MKNKKLLWLVSLLAMLTFVLAACAGDGEPESKSEGEGSEKEGSGSGGDLVIALPSDVVSLSPHGTNDIPSGQVADNIYETLTVLDENQEPQPGLAKEWKEVDETTWEFQLQEGVKFHDGEELTAEVVKKNFDRLVDEKIASPRAFLFEAVESVEAKDDLTLVIKLEYPYAPLLANLAHSGTAIMSPKIIEEDYAQMEDGGDVDAYINKNPIGTGPFKLDEWKAGEEVVISRNDDYWGEKAKLDTATFKVVSEQSSRVAELETGVAHVADQIGPNNISRVDKAEGMSALQEPSTSLSYVGFNMKKEPFDDKKVRQAISMAIDKEEIVSGVYNNVGIPAKGPLAPPVFGYDESVGGLEYDVEKAKELLAEAGYEDGFKTTIWTNDNEQRVDTAVTIQNQLKEIGVDVKIEELEWGAFLDRTSNGEHDMFVLGWVTSTGDADYGMYPLFHSSAVGEPGNRSFLENEELDKILDDAHHETDPEVRKELYSKAQEMLVDLAPMIYTHHQEYLLGVSDSVKDFGVNAQGIYQIKQAYIEE, from the coding sequence ATGAAAAACAAAAAATTATTATGGCTTGTTTCCTTGTTAGCTATGCTTACATTTGTATTAGCAGCATGTGCGGGCGACGGAGAGCCTGAAAGTAAATCAGAAGGAGAAGGCTCAGAAAAAGAAGGTTCAGGAAGCGGTGGCGATTTAGTTATTGCCCTTCCATCAGATGTTGTGTCGCTATCTCCACATGGAACAAATGACATTCCGTCTGGTCAAGTTGCTGATAATATTTATGAAACATTGACGGTATTAGATGAAAATCAGGAACCACAACCTGGATTGGCTAAGGAATGGAAAGAAGTAGATGAAACAACATGGGAATTTCAATTGCAAGAGGGTGTGAAATTTCACGACGGTGAAGAGCTGACGGCAGAGGTTGTTAAAAAGAACTTTGATCGTCTTGTTGATGAAAAGATCGCCTCACCGAGAGCATTCTTATTTGAAGCAGTGGAAAGTGTAGAAGCAAAAGATGATCTTACATTAGTGATTAAGCTTGAATATCCATATGCGCCGCTGTTAGCAAATTTAGCGCATAGTGGTACAGCTATTATGAGTCCAAAAATAATTGAGGAAGATTATGCACAAATGGAAGATGGGGGTGATGTTGATGCATATATCAACAAAAACCCTATCGGTACTGGTCCATTTAAATTAGATGAATGGAAAGCAGGCGAAGAGGTCGTTATATCACGTAACGATGATTATTGGGGAGAAAAGGCGAAATTGGATACTGCCACTTTTAAAGTAGTCAGTGAACAAAGCTCCAGAGTAGCTGAACTGGAGACAGGTGTAGCTCATGTAGCTGATCAAATAGGGCCAAATAATATCTCACGTGTAGATAAAGCTGAAGGAATGAGTGCACTTCAGGAACCAAGCACCTCATTATCTTATGTTGGTTTCAACATGAAAAAAGAACCGTTTGATGATAAAAAAGTTCGTCAAGCTATTTCCATGGCAATTGATAAGGAAGAGATCGTTAGCGGTGTTTATAATAATGTAGGTATTCCAGCAAAAGGCCCGTTAGCACCGCCAGTATTTGGTTACGATGAGTCTGTTGGTGGTTTAGAGTATGATGTCGAAAAAGCAAAAGAGCTATTAGCGGAAGCTGGCTATGAGGATGGCTTTAAAACAACCATTTGGACAAATGATAATGAACAGCGTGTCGATACGGCTGTTACGATTCAAAATCAACTAAAAGAAATCGGTGTTGATGTTAAAATTGAAGAATTGGAGTGGGGAGCATTTTTAGATAGAACTTCTAACGGCGAACATGATATGTTTGTTCTAGGCTGGGTTACAAGTACTGGAGATGCAGATTATGGAATGTATCCACTGTTCCATTCATCTGCAGTTGGGGAGCCTGGAAACCGTTCCTTCCTGGAAAATGAAGAATTAGATAAGATTTTAGATGATGCTCACCATGAAACAGATCCTGAAGTACGTAAAGAACTATATTCTAAAGCACAAGAAATGCTTGTTGATTTAGCACCGATGATTTATACACATCACCAAGAATACTTACTAGGTGTTAGCGATTCTGTGAAAGACTTTGGTGTTAATGCGCAAGGTATTTACCAGATCAAGCAAGCATATATTGAAGAATAA
- a CDS encoding ABC transporter permease — protein MSAEPANNVITKSPKTDHPFKRSLKDFYSKLRKNKSALVGGYLIIVLVLIALIGPLLTSESPDAVDYGVKLEGPSAEHWFGTDHHGRDIFTRIIHGLGITMSIGISATILGGIVGIFLGLVSGYYGGKIDTIIMRIMDVLLAFPGILLALALISILGANLQNVVIAVAIFAIPTFARIVRGSTLATKNLEYIDAMKALGASDTRIIFKHILPNILSPIIVQGSLFIATAVLSASGLSFLGMGAQPPSPELGALLSDGRDFMWDAGHIALFPGLVIMLIVLAFNIFGDGLRDALDPKMKK, from the coding sequence ATGAGTGCTGAACCAGCAAATAATGTAATTACAAAATCACCAAAAACAGATCATCCTTTTAAACGATCATTGAAAGACTTCTATAGTAAATTACGCAAAAATAAAAGTGCTTTAGTTGGCGGATATTTAATTATCGTCTTAGTTCTCATTGCGCTTATAGGACCGTTATTAACATCAGAATCTCCAGATGCAGTTGACTATGGTGTAAAGCTTGAAGGGCCTTCTGCTGAGCACTGGTTTGGAACCGATCATCATGGCAGAGATATTTTCACAAGAATTATTCATGGATTGGGTATCACGATGAGTATAGGTATTTCAGCCACCATTTTAGGTGGTATTGTTGGCATTTTTCTCGGACTTGTTTCAGGTTATTATGGTGGAAAAATAGACACTATCATTATGCGGATTATGGACGTATTACTAGCTTTCCCAGGTATTTTATTAGCTCTTGCATTAATTAGTATTTTAGGAGCTAATTTACAAAATGTTGTTATAGCGGTTGCCATTTTTGCAATTCCTACATTTGCTCGTATTGTCAGGGGTTCAACGTTGGCAACCAAAAACTTAGAATATATTGATGCCATGAAAGCATTAGGTGCATCAGATACGAGAATCATATTTAAGCATATTTTGCCTAATATTTTGTCTCCGATTATTGTACAAGGGAGCTTATTTATTGCAACAGCAGTACTATCCGCAAGTGGACTTTCATTTTTAGGAATGGGTGCACAGCCACCATCCCCAGAATTAGGGGCGCTTTTAAGTGATGGACGGGACTTTATGTGGGATGCAGGACATATTGCATTATTCCCAGGCCTGGTTATTATGTTGATTGTATTAGCCTTTAACATCTTTGGAGATGGGCTGCGCGATGCGTTAGATCCAAAAATGAAAAAATAG
- a CDS encoding ABC transporter permease: MFQFIVRRLLQIIPVLIGVTILVFSLMHLSPGNPAHIIAGESAPPATVEQIEERLGLNDPIPVQYFNFVKDAALLDFGNSWRTSLPVSEELWPKFWVTFELAVYSTIFSIFLGLIAGIISAVRKYSFADVSIMLIALFGLSMPNFWFGLMLMQWFSIQLGWLPPTGWGTPEQVIMPVITLGTMGAAVIARMTRSSMLDVISQDYIRTARAKGLGERIVIYRHALKNALIPVVTVIGLQFGSLLAGAVLTESVFAINGMGKLIVDRILARDFPVVQAAVLVIAVVFVFVNLLVDISYKYLNKRIDLD, translated from the coding sequence ATGTTTCAATTTATTGTACGGCGTTTATTACAGATTATTCCTGTATTAATAGGTGTTACGATCTTAGTATTTTCCCTGATGCACCTATCTCCAGGAAACCCGGCACATATTATCGCTGGGGAAAGTGCTCCTCCAGCCACAGTTGAACAAATTGAAGAACGTTTAGGATTAAATGACCCTATCCCTGTGCAGTATTTTAATTTTGTTAAAGATGCGGCTTTGTTGGATTTTGGTAATTCTTGGCGAACGAGCTTACCAGTAAGTGAGGAACTTTGGCCAAAATTTTGGGTAACTTTCGAATTAGCTGTTTACAGTACGATTTTCAGTATCTTTTTAGGACTAATTGCAGGAATTATTTCTGCCGTTAGAAAATATTCGTTTGCTGATGTCTCTATTATGCTAATTGCATTATTTGGTTTATCAATGCCGAACTTCTGGTTTGGTCTTATGTTAATGCAATGGTTTTCCATTCAATTAGGATGGCTTCCGCCTACTGGCTGGGGCACACCGGAACAAGTGATTATGCCTGTAATTACGCTAGGAACGATGGGAGCAGCCGTTATTGCCAGAATGACACGTTCCAGTATGCTCGATGTTATTTCACAGGATTATATCCGAACAGCACGTGCGAAAGGTTTAGGTGAACGAATCGTTATTTACCGTCACGCTTTGAAAAATGCATTAATTCCAGTAGTCACTGTTATAGGTTTACAGTTTGGAAGTTTACTCGCTGGTGCCGTTTTGACAGAATCGGTATTTGCCATTAATGGGATGGGAAAGCTAATTGTCGATCGGATATTAGCGAGAGATTTCCCTGTAGTGCAGGCTGCCGTATTAGTGATTGCTGTCGTATTCGTATTTGTAAATCTATTGGTTGATATCTCGTATAAGTACTTAAATAAGCGAATCGATTTAGATTAG
- a CDS encoding ABC transporter ATP-binding protein, whose protein sequence is MSQEIILDIKDLQTSFYLDDFEIKAVDGVSFKLPKGKTIGIVGESGSGKSITALSILRLLDHPGKVKGGEINFKGRDLTKLTDKEIRQIRGNEISMIFQEPMTSLNPVYTIGQQIRETLKVHQGLGKESGTKKAIELLKLVGIPSPDKRVKQYPHELSGGMRQRVMIAMALACNPDLLIADEPTTALDVTIQAQILELINDLQEKLGMSVIMITHDLGVVAETCDYVAVMYGGKVVEYQDVKSLFKDPKHPYTIGLLKSIPRHDTDVDELEPIRGNVPSPKDMPKGCRFAPRCPFATELCMEELPSLDHIEGDSEVRCWIYTDRWDGDPEVKAYGPKRATQSN, encoded by the coding sequence ATGAGTCAAGAAATTATTTTAGATATAAAGGATTTACAAACATCTTTCTACCTAGATGATTTTGAAATAAAAGCAGTTGATGGCGTCTCCTTTAAATTACCGAAAGGAAAAACAATCGGGATTGTTGGAGAATCAGGTTCAGGTAAGAGTATTACCGCTCTTTCCATTTTACGATTACTCGATCATCCAGGGAAGGTAAAGGGCGGCGAAATCAATTTTAAAGGAAGAGATTTAACGAAATTGACAGATAAAGAAATTCGTCAAATTCGTGGTAATGAGATCTCAATGATATTCCAAGAACCAATGACTTCGTTAAATCCCGTTTATACCATTGGTCAGCAAATTCGTGAAACACTAAAAGTACACCAAGGCTTAGGAAAAGAAAGCGGAACGAAAAAAGCGATTGAACTATTAAAGTTAGTTGGAATTCCTTCTCCGGATAAACGCGTAAAACAATACCCGCATGAACTATCGGGCGGGATGAGACAACGCGTTATGATTGCCATGGCACTAGCCTGCAATCCAGATTTACTGATTGCTGATGAGCCGACTACGGCTTTAGATGTAACAATTCAAGCACAAATTTTAGAACTGATAAATGACTTACAAGAAAAACTTGGTATGTCGGTAATTATGATTACACATGACTTAGGTGTTGTAGCGGAAACGTGTGATTATGTTGCCGTGATGTATGGTGGTAAAGTAGTTGAATACCAAGATGTGAAATCTTTATTTAAAGACCCAAAACATCCCTATACAATAGGCTTATTGAAGTCCATACCTCGTCATGATACAGACGTTGATGAACTGGAACCTATTAGAGGCAACGTTCCAAGTCCAAAGGATATGCCAAAAGGATGTCGATTTGCACCAAGATGTCCGTTTGCAACAGAGCTCTGCATGGAGGAATTACCTTCCCTTGATCATATAGAAGGCGATAGCGAAGTGCGTTGTTGGATCTATACTGATCGTTGGGATGGAGATCCGGAGGTGAAGGCATATGGCCCAAAAAGAGCTACTCAAAGTAACTAA
- a CDS encoding ABC transporter ATP-binding protein codes for MAQKELLKVTNLKQYFPIKGGFLGRTVNHVKAVDDISFEIYEGETLSVVGESGCGKSTTGRSILRLDEPTEGKIEFDGGDLLALNKSEMRKKRKDLQVIFQDPYASLNPRQTIAQILTEAMAIQNIVPKDQRRKRAIELLETVGLNAEQIDRYPHEFSGGQRQRVGIARALSVDPKLIICDEAVSALDVSVQAQVLNLLKNLQRDFNLTFLFIAHDLGVVRHISDRIIVMYLGKIVEIADKKSLFDNPQHPYTKALLSAIPAPDPENKKERIILKGDVPSPIDPPTGCRFHTRCPFATELCKTDVPELHNLDHMKEGHRAACHHIEKIASGEMQPH; via the coding sequence ATGGCCCAAAAAGAGCTACTCAAAGTAACTAATTTAAAACAATATTTCCCAATTAAAGGTGGATTTCTAGGAAGAACCGTAAACCACGTCAAAGCGGTCGACGATATTTCTTTTGAAATTTATGAAGGGGAAACTTTAAGTGTCGTCGGCGAATCAGGTTGCGGAAAATCGACAACCGGACGATCCATTCTTCGTCTAGATGAGCCTACGGAAGGAAAAATTGAATTTGATGGCGGCGATCTATTAGCACTAAACAAAAGTGAAATGCGAAAAAAACGAAAAGACTTACAAGTTATTTTTCAAGATCCATATGCTTCGTTAAACCCACGTCAAACAATAGCACAAATTTTAACCGAAGCAATGGCCATTCAAAATATTGTTCCAAAAGACCAACGTCGTAAACGAGCGATTGAACTGTTAGAAACAGTTGGCTTAAATGCAGAACAAATTGATCGCTATCCGCATGAATTTTCTGGAGGACAAAGGCAACGTGTTGGGATTGCCCGTGCTTTATCTGTTGATCCAAAACTAATCATTTGTGATGAAGCTGTTTCAGCATTGGATGTTTCCGTACAAGCACAAGTATTAAATCTGTTAAAAAATTTGCAGCGTGACTTTAATTTAACTTTCTTATTTATTGCGCACGATCTTGGTGTCGTTCGACATATTTCAGATCGAATTATTGTAATGTATCTAGGAAAAATCGTAGAGATTGCTGATAAAAAATCGTTATTTGATAACCCACAGCATCCATATACAAAGGCTTTGTTATCAGCGATACCTGCACCTGATCCTGAAAACAAAAAAGAACGCATTATCCTAAAAGGCGATGTTCCTTCTCCAATAGATCCGCCAACTGGATGTCGCTTCCATACGAGGTGTCCGTTTGCAACGGAGTTATGCAAAACGGATGTACCTGAGTTACACAATTTGGATCATATGAAAGAAGGACATCGGGCTGCATGTCATCATATTGAAAAAATTGCTTCGGGCGAAATGCAGCCTCACTAA
- a CDS encoding glutathione ABC transporter substrate-binding protein, giving the protein MKRRPLAIVMILFIIFLAACAGGENSTGEGVSVKDGSKKSLTVDLSADPVSLDPHAANDGTSLYVMNAMYDTLVAMNKDLEIEPALAESLEQIDDLVWEAKIRQGVKFHDGSELNAEVVKANLDRVRDPEVGSPLSFLFDMISTVKVIDDYTVQIETKFPFAALPSHLAHPGGHMISLEAIKKDYQQMEDGGEPFTYINENPIGTGYFKYDKRVNGEFVSLVKNEAYWGEQAKVDQVTFKTVPEDASRIAELRTGEADIIYPVNPNDVKQTNSNKGTAVHETESASMSYLGMNNSKEPFQDKRVRQAIAMAINKQELVDGVFAGVPLVANGPLASTVNGHSKNVEPLGYDLEKARELLEEAGYETGFSASILAYDRTTSDIAEYVQVQLEKIGIDVNIEQAEVGAYLEVTGNGSFDMFIGSWGTVTLDADYGLYPMFHSQNAGNAGNRSFFNHKQVDELLEKARQTSDEQERLQFYEEAQQIIVDEATIVPLYHSVLLAGLREEVKGFYQYPSSFPFLRDVEIK; this is encoded by the coding sequence ATGAAACGAAGACCGCTCGCTATTGTGATGATCCTATTTATAATTTTTCTAGCCGCTTGTGCAGGAGGAGAGAACAGTACTGGAGAAGGGGTATCTGTGAAAGATGGGAGTAAGAAGAGCCTAACAGTTGATCTGTCTGCAGACCCTGTTTCCCTTGATCCACATGCAGCAAATGATGGTACATCGCTGTATGTGATGAATGCCATGTATGATACGCTTGTTGCAATGAATAAAGATTTGGAGATAGAGCCTGCTCTAGCTGAAAGTTTGGAACAAATAGATGATCTTGTCTGGGAAGCTAAAATTAGACAAGGTGTCAAATTTCATGACGGCAGTGAGTTAAATGCTGAAGTTGTAAAAGCAAATCTGGATAGGGTGCGCGATCCTGAAGTTGGCTCCCCATTATCTTTCTTGTTTGATATGATCAGCACTGTGAAAGTAATAGATGATTATACCGTGCAAATTGAAACAAAATTCCCTTTTGCTGCATTACCATCGCATTTAGCTCATCCAGGAGGACATATGATCAGTTTAGAAGCAATAAAGAAAGATTATCAGCAAATGGAAGATGGTGGAGAACCATTTACGTATATTAATGAAAACCCGATAGGTACTGGATATTTTAAATATGATAAACGTGTAAATGGAGAATTTGTTTCGCTTGTTAAAAATGAGGCTTATTGGGGAGAACAGGCAAAAGTCGATCAAGTTACTTTTAAGACAGTTCCAGAAGATGCGTCTCGAATTGCTGAGCTAAGAACTGGTGAGGCTGATATTATTTATCCAGTTAATCCGAATGATGTAAAGCAAACGAATAGCAATAAAGGAACTGCTGTTCATGAGACAGAAAGTGCAAGTATGTCTTACTTAGGTATGAATAATAGCAAAGAACCATTTCAAGATAAAAGAGTAAGACAAGCAATAGCTATGGCGATTAATAAACAAGAGTTGGTGGACGGTGTGTTTGCAGGCGTTCCATTAGTTGCAAATGGTCCTTTGGCGTCAACGGTTAACGGTCATAGTAAAAATGTTGAACCACTTGGCTATGATCTGGAAAAGGCAAGGGAGTTATTAGAGGAAGCTGGTTATGAAACGGGCTTTAGTGCATCCATTTTAGCTTATGATCGCACAACTTCTGATATAGCAGAATATGTTCAGGTGCAGCTGGAAAAGATCGGTATTGATGTAAATATTGAACAGGCTGAGGTTGGTGCATATTTAGAAGTAACAGGAAATGGAAGCTTTGATATGTTTATCGGTAGCTGGGGTACGGTTACACTTGATGCAGACTATGGTCTATATCCAATGTTCCATTCACAAAACGCAGGAAACGCTGGGAATCGTTCCTTTTTTAACCATAAACAAGTGGACGAATTATTGGAAAAAGCAAGGCAAACATCTGATGAACAGGAACGCCTGCAATTTTATGAAGAAGCACAACAAATAATAGTTGACGAAGCTACCATTGTTCCACTATACCATTCTGTCCTCCTAGCAGGATTGAGAGAAGAGGTAAAAGGATTTTATCAATACCCAAGCAGCTTTCCATTTTTACGGGATGTGGAGATTAAATAA